In the genome of Sinobacterium caligoides, one region contains:
- a CDS encoding DUF885 domain-containing protein, with amino-acid sequence MKSNYPPMIFAIGLVIAGLFSAGCQLLPGQSHSERAAEQLHSLFADYDAAELELDPLAATFRGDNSFNDRLAIDISEEYARSHYELQKKSLAALLAINPAVLSEQDHTSYALFRYKMNMSLREYDEGFVQEEQMLPFSQFFSFPGMIAQLGSGESAQPFDTVKDYDNWRQRADRFPVWVDQAIANMRRGIEVGVVQPRIIVDKMLPQLAPFVAGDVDKSLFYQPIVNMPETFAEADRKRLTVEYRQMITTTLQPTYKKLYEFVRDEYRPNSRESIGYSALPNGDAWYRFLIADYTTTDMTAEQIHQLGKREVKRLFAEMEKVKQQVGFEGDMQAFFHYVRTDPQFYYQTREELLNSYRDLKAVLEPRLEDLFEHIPKAGYEVKPVESFQEKSAAAASYMSPSADGSRPGVFYVNTYDLPSRPNFEREALSLHEAEPGHHFQISIAMEQGELPAFRRWGHYTAYTEGWALYAESLGDELGLYTDPYQYFGSLYLSIWRANRLVVDTGIHHYGWTRQQAIDWMMTYAPVSKTDAVAEVERYIVLPGQALSYMIGAMTIERLRDEAQEALGDKFDIRAFHSQILNDGALPLPMLEHKVRRWVERQR; translated from the coding sequence ATGAAGTCTAATTACCCCCCGATGATTTTTGCTATCGGCCTAGTCATCGCTGGACTGTTCTCAGCGGGTTGTCAGCTATTACCCGGGCAGAGTCACTCCGAGCGAGCGGCTGAGCAATTACACAGCCTTTTTGCCGACTATGATGCGGCGGAGCTTGAGTTGGATCCGTTAGCGGCGACGTTTCGTGGTGATAATAGCTTTAACGACCGTTTGGCGATCGACATCAGTGAGGAGTATGCGCGTAGCCATTATGAGCTGCAAAAAAAGTCGTTGGCCGCGCTGCTGGCGATTAATCCAGCGGTGCTTAGTGAGCAAGACCACACCAGCTATGCGCTGTTTCGTTACAAGATGAATATGTCGCTGCGGGAGTACGACGAGGGATTTGTTCAAGAGGAGCAAATGCTGCCTTTTAGTCAGTTTTTTAGCTTTCCCGGCATGATCGCGCAGTTAGGCAGTGGTGAGAGTGCTCAACCTTTTGACACGGTGAAAGATTATGACAACTGGCGGCAGCGTGCCGATCGTTTTCCAGTTTGGGTTGATCAGGCTATTGCTAATATGCGCCGTGGTATCGAGGTGGGTGTCGTGCAGCCACGCATTATCGTCGATAAGATGTTGCCGCAGCTGGCACCGTTTGTTGCTGGCGATGTCGACAAGAGCCTTTTCTATCAGCCTATTGTCAATATGCCCGAGACGTTTGCCGAGGCAGACCGGAAACGTTTAACAGTAGAGTACCGGCAGATGATCACCACGACGTTGCAGCCTACATATAAGAAGCTGTATGAGTTTGTGCGTGACGAGTATCGCCCAAACAGTCGAGAGAGTATTGGTTATTCCGCACTGCCTAACGGCGATGCCTGGTACCGTTTCCTGATTGCAGATTACACCACAACGGATATGACGGCGGAGCAGATTCATCAGCTGGGTAAGCGCGAGGTAAAACGCCTGTTTGCGGAGATGGAAAAAGTGAAGCAGCAGGTGGGTTTTGAGGGGGATATGCAGGCCTTCTTCCACTACGTGCGCACCGACCCGCAATTCTACTACCAGACACGAGAAGAGCTGCTCAATAGTTACAGAGACTTGAAGGCGGTGTTAGAGCCGAGATTAGAGGATCTGTTCGAGCATATCCCGAAGGCGGGCTATGAGGTGAAGCCCGTTGAGTCGTTCCAAGAAAAGTCGGCAGCAGCAGCGAGCTACATGTCGCCATCAGCTGACGGCTCGCGCCCCGGTGTTTTCTATGTGAATACTTACGATTTACCGTCGCGGCCCAACTTTGAGCGTGAAGCGTTGTCGTTGCATGAGGCTGAGCCCGGGCACCATTTTCAGATCAGTATCGCCATGGAGCAGGGTGAGCTGCCTGCCTTTCGCCGCTGGGGGCACTACACCGCCTATACCGAAGGCTGGGCGCTCTATGCGGAATCCTTGGGTGATGAGCTAGGATTATATACCGACCCTTATCAGTACTTCGGCTCGCTCTATCTGTCTATCTGGCGTGCTAACCGTTTGGTTGTAGATACCGGTATCCATCACTATGGCTGGACGCGTCAACAGGCGATCGACTGGATGATGACCTATGCGCCGGTGTCGAAGACCGATGCGGTGGCGGAAGTGGAACGCTATATTGTACTGCCCGGTCAGGCACTGTCTTATATGATCGGAGCGATGACCATTGAGCGTCTGCGTGACGAGGCGCAAGAGGCGCTGGGAGATAAGTTTGATATTCGTGCCTTCCACAGCCAGATATTGAACGATGGTGCTCTGCCGTTGCCGATGCTGGAGCATAAGGTTAGGCGTTGGGTTGAGCGACAGCGTTAA
- a CDS encoding RNA polymerase sigma factor, with amino-acid sequence MTKANMKWLEHLIQQHGTALERFLTRKLNNAEDAAEVAQETFLKLHNLEHANELDDAKAFMYRMAGNMAIDQIRRRDVHDKYISSEMHDESKYHDTSPEQLISAQQQLQRVEQAMNGMSVKARQAFLLHRKSGLSYAQIAEEMNTSVSSVEKLIIQALKHCRQAAI; translated from the coding sequence ATGACAAAAGCAAATATGAAGTGGCTGGAACACCTGATTCAGCAACACGGCACCGCTCTCGAACGTTTTTTGACACGCAAACTCAATAACGCCGAAGACGCCGCCGAGGTTGCCCAGGAAACCTTTCTCAAGCTGCACAACCTAGAGCACGCCAACGAACTCGATGACGCCAAAGCCTTCATGTACCGCATGGCGGGCAACATGGCTATCGATCAGATCCGTCGTCGTGATGTACACGACAAATATATTAGCTCGGAGATGCATGACGAGAGTAAATACCACGACACCTCGCCAGAACAACTCATCAGCGCCCAACAACAACTGCAACGAGTCGAGCAGGCAATGAACGGCATGTCAGTCAAGGCCCGCCAAGCCTTCCTATTACATCGAAAATCCGGCTTAAGCTACGCACAGATCGCCGAAGAGATGAACACTTCTGTCAGTAGCGTCGAGAAGCTTATCATTCAAGCACTCAAACATTGCCGGCAGGCTGCAATCTAA
- a CDS encoding FecR family protein has protein sequence MDKQDNEQIAEQYLEAAEAWVARLQSQQVSEQDLQQFSLWLQQSEQHQAAYDQTVALWQTMGLVKFLDEQPRQSTPAEALPTAASNDAGPSMPARSEQPARSRRNRRLGLAVAASALMLGFFVNQQLRTADDDNVQHYASAVGQLKSIDLADGSRIELNTNSRVEVRLTAGRRDINLVQGEAYFDVAKDAERPFIVSSCASEAMAVGTEFSVRCSGDEGTVTVTEGIVQVSRHIDSEGRTSQQNVVVGEQVHTDPVIGVTLPEKIDAALSTSWLKGEMVFDNTPLADVVSEANRYSRHPIILGSEQLASLRVSGLFTNNDTKTLISALERSLSLRAEKQDDGSTVLNPAP, from the coding sequence ATGGATAAGCAAGATAACGAGCAGATTGCAGAGCAATACCTTGAGGCCGCCGAGGCCTGGGTCGCACGCCTGCAATCACAACAGGTCAGCGAGCAGGACTTGCAGCAGTTCAGCCTGTGGTTACAGCAGAGCGAACAGCACCAGGCAGCCTACGACCAGACCGTAGCGCTCTGGCAGACAATGGGTCTGGTCAAGTTTTTAGACGAACAGCCCAGACAGTCGACACCCGCAGAGGCACTACCCACGGCAGCCAGTAATGATGCAGGCCCCTCTATGCCTGCGCGCAGCGAACAGCCGGCAAGGTCACGACGCAACCGCCGCCTCGGTCTCGCCGTCGCCGCCTCCGCCTTGATGCTAGGCTTTTTTGTCAATCAACAGCTGCGCACCGCCGACGACGATAACGTACAACATTACGCCTCTGCTGTGGGCCAACTCAAGAGTATCGATCTTGCCGATGGCTCACGTATCGAGCTCAACACCAACAGCCGCGTCGAAGTACGTCTAACAGCGGGTCGTCGCGACATCAACCTCGTGCAAGGCGAAGCCTATTTCGACGTCGCCAAAGACGCTGAGCGCCCATTTATCGTCAGCTCCTGCGCCAGCGAAGCCATGGCCGTTGGCACCGAATTCAGCGTACGCTGTAGCGGTGACGAAGGGACGGTCACCGTCACCGAAGGCATCGTTCAGGTCTCCCGCCACATCGATAGTGAAGGCAGAACCAGCCAACAGAACGTTGTTGTCGGCGAACAAGTACACACCGACCCCGTCATCGGCGTCACCCTGCCGGAGAAGATCGATGCCGCGCTCAGCACCAGCTGGCTGAAAGGTGAGATGGTCTTCGATAACACTCCACTCGCCGATGTCGTTAGTGAAGCCAACCGCTACAGCCGTCACCCGATCATCCTCGGCAGTGAACAGCTGGCATCGCTTCGCGTCTCCGGGCTCTTCACTAACAACGACACCAAAACCTTAATCAGCGCCCTCGAGCGCAGCCTGTCGCTCCGCGCCGAGAAACAAGATGATGGCAGCACGGTATTGAATCCTGCCCCATAA
- a CDS encoding TonB-dependent receptor: MMSMTSLSSYQRMRQAMHCIKFLPWVFASNLLLTLDSSTCHAETVKKIAFKLSPLPLNQALIELGKQAGLPIIFAPEMVVDKFSPELTGTISLADALTTLLTNSELAYEVVESRFIVITEAANKAEEVVDNRRNAPQPLENIYVYGNYVTGSRIRRSDFEGYNPVDILDRSELNLIGTPTVSAQLRSLPAVTGKPSSSAVTNGGDASANVTLRGLPANNTLVLVNGRRVANNGLDGDSVNLNTIPNAAIERIEVLKDGASAIYGADAIAGVVNIVLREQFDGLEISTYGGQTGQNDLQTLNTELLWGKNFDRGSIVFSASLFDQQGIMSSDRDYAANSDGRSWGGSDQRSAATPAARIKLSDGRVVTANNVGNANNLAGYRLAETEDLYNYSEQTSAYRPRQQQSLYSHMQLDLSDQLTAFIELGYDSTESENQLAPTPIFTKFETQRTVVAADNPYNIFGEELDDVRRRMTELGPRQQYDREISKRFSTGLRGQNGSWLWDAGYSWSRSDAEQQFHNLVDGERLRRGLGSAAQCTGDCIPVNLLGPAGSLSRAESDYLRTTARSEGSSKIDSLTVNLSGPWFKLPAGTVDVAAGAELRNEAIDKTADPLSSRGGVIGGNNFVGAKGQRTIQEFYVEANLPILRHQLGLQSLELQTAARHSYYSDFGATTTPKLGLKARINPSWLLRSTYSKGFRAPSLKQMHQIDSQDYVSFTDPCAEAANVGRLPGCQQQADGSRKQFLALFGGNPQLKPETSTSYTFGVVYTPTYLSGLQAAVDLYHIKQRDVVDANAMYIAYSNAETGAFNELVQRDENGDIKQIIARYNNAGSRDVSGLDISTRYRWPETSLGNFAINLDASHIHRFERQLFANSQSRNIAGSFVDDATNGLGALPKWKGRIGASWQHLAWQANYTLNYVGHMTELHPDGETEREIEAWTTHNLQLSYTLPVLAGLKLLAGVDNLFDEKPPLIASALNDNIDARTHNLKGRYFYLSATQRF; the protein is encoded by the coding sequence ATGATGTCGATGACTTCTTTATCTTCATACCAACGCATGCGTCAAGCGATGCATTGCATAAAGTTTCTACCCTGGGTCTTCGCCAGCAACCTACTGCTGACGCTGGACAGCAGCACCTGCCACGCCGAAACAGTTAAAAAGATCGCCTTCAAACTGAGCCCCTTACCACTCAACCAGGCGCTGATCGAGCTCGGCAAACAAGCGGGCCTACCCATCATCTTTGCACCGGAGATGGTGGTAGATAAGTTCTCACCAGAGCTTACCGGAACAATCTCCCTCGCGGACGCCCTCACCACCCTTCTCACCAACAGCGAGCTGGCCTACGAGGTGGTCGAGTCACGCTTTATCGTTATCACCGAGGCTGCCAACAAGGCTGAGGAGGTCGTCGATAACCGCCGTAACGCCCCTCAGCCCCTGGAAAACATCTATGTTTACGGCAACTATGTCACCGGCTCACGCATTCGCCGCTCCGATTTTGAAGGCTACAACCCCGTCGACATCCTCGACCGCAGCGAACTCAACCTGATCGGCACACCGACCGTCTCGGCACAACTAAGATCGTTGCCGGCAGTCACCGGCAAGCCCAGCAGCAGTGCCGTCACCAACGGCGGTGACGCCAGTGCCAACGTCACTTTACGCGGCCTACCAGCCAACAACACACTGGTGTTAGTCAACGGCCGCCGAGTCGCCAACAACGGTCTCGACGGCGACTCCGTCAACCTCAACACCATCCCTAACGCCGCCATTGAACGCATTGAGGTATTAAAAGACGGCGCCTCAGCAATCTATGGTGCCGACGCCATCGCCGGCGTCGTCAATATCGTGCTACGCGAGCAGTTCGATGGCCTAGAGATCAGCACCTACGGCGGTCAAACAGGCCAAAACGACCTGCAGACACTGAACACCGAGCTACTATGGGGCAAGAACTTCGACCGTGGCTCCATCGTTTTTTCTGCCTCGCTATTCGATCAGCAGGGCATCATGAGCAGCGATCGAGACTATGCCGCAAACAGCGATGGTCGCTCCTGGGGCGGTAGTGACCAACGCTCCGCGGCCACCCCCGCTGCGCGCATCAAACTGAGCGACGGTCGAGTAGTTACCGCCAACAACGTCGGCAACGCCAACAATTTGGCTGGCTACCGCCTCGCCGAAACAGAAGACCTATACAACTATAGCGAGCAGACCAGCGCCTATCGGCCGCGCCAGCAGCAGAGTCTCTACAGCCACATGCAGCTCGACCTCAGCGATCAGCTCACTGCCTTTATCGAGCTTGGCTACGACAGCACCGAGAGCGAAAATCAACTGGCGCCGACACCGATATTCACCAAGTTTGAAACCCAGCGTACGGTCGTCGCCGCCGACAACCCCTATAACATCTTCGGCGAAGAGCTCGACGATGTGCGCCGTCGCATGACCGAGCTAGGGCCTCGCCAACAATACGACAGAGAGATCAGCAAACGGTTCAGCACCGGGCTCAGGGGACAGAACGGCAGCTGGCTGTGGGATGCCGGGTACAGCTGGAGCCGCTCCGACGCCGAACAGCAATTCCACAATCTCGTCGATGGCGAGCGCCTGCGCAGAGGCCTAGGCTCGGCAGCACAGTGCACTGGCGACTGCATTCCAGTTAACCTGCTAGGACCTGCTGGCAGCCTCTCTAGGGCTGAGTCCGACTACCTGAGAACAACCGCTCGCAGTGAAGGCTCCAGTAAAATCGATAGTCTAACAGTCAACCTTTCTGGGCCTTGGTTTAAGCTGCCCGCGGGCACCGTCGACGTGGCAGCGGGAGCTGAGCTGCGCAACGAAGCCATCGATAAAACGGCTGACCCGCTGAGTAGTCGAGGCGGCGTCATAGGCGGTAATAACTTCGTCGGCGCCAAAGGCCAGCGCACTATCCAAGAGTTCTATGTCGAAGCCAACCTGCCAATATTAAGACACCAGCTCGGCCTACAAAGCCTCGAGCTACAGACCGCTGCCCGCCACTCTTACTACAGCGACTTCGGCGCCACCACTACGCCGAAGCTAGGCCTTAAAGCACGCATCAATCCCAGCTGGTTATTGCGCAGCACCTACTCGAAAGGTTTTCGCGCCCCCTCACTGAAACAAATGCATCAAATTGACAGCCAAGACTACGTGTCGTTTACCGACCCCTGCGCCGAGGCAGCGAACGTCGGTCGCCTGCCGGGCTGCCAACAGCAGGCCGACGGCAGTCGCAAGCAGTTTCTCGCGCTGTTCGGTGGCAACCCACAACTCAAACCGGAGACATCGACCAGCTACACCTTCGGCGTGGTCTACACCCCCACCTACCTGAGTGGACTACAGGCTGCCGTCGACCTCTACCACATCAAGCAACGCGATGTCGTCGACGCCAACGCCATGTATATCGCCTACAGTAACGCCGAGACCGGGGCCTTTAATGAGCTAGTGCAACGCGACGAGAATGGCGACATAAAACAGATCATCGCTCGTTACAATAACGCCGGCAGCCGCGATGTGTCCGGCCTCGATATCAGCACCCGCTACCGCTGGCCTGAGACATCTCTCGGTAACTTCGCGATCAACCTAGATGCCTCACATATCCACCGTTTTGAGCGCCAGCTTTTCGCCAACAGCCAAAGCCGAAATATCGCCGGCAGCTTCGTCGACGACGCCACCAACGGCCTCGGCGCCCTGCCCAAATGGAAGGGGAGAATAGGCGCCAGCTGGCAACACCTTGCCTGGCAGGCCAATTACACCCTGAACTATGTTGGTCACATGACGGAGCTGCACCCCGACGGTGAAACAGAGCGCGAGATAGAAGCCTGGACCACCCACAACCTCCAGCTCAGCTACACCTTGCCGGTCCTGGCTGGCTTAAAGCTGCTCGCAGGTGTCGACAACCTATTCGATGAGAAGCCCCCCCTCATCGCCTCAGCGCTAAACGATAATATCGACGCACGCACCCACAATCTTAAGGGTAGATACTTCTATCTGAGTGCCACTCAGCGGTTCTAG